A single window of Chlamydiota bacterium DNA harbors:
- a CDS encoding succinate dehydrogenase/fumarate reductase iron-sulfur subunit, producing MANTTLKIFRGSNGVGNFQEYTVPLDPGMVVLDVVHRLQATQAQDLAVRWNCKAGKCGSCSAEINGQPRLMCMTRMDIFPEGKPITISPMQAFPHIRDLVTDVSYNYKVAKTIPPFKPKAPEADGTWRMQQEDVERSQEFHKCIECFLCQNVCHVLRNHDKKESFAGPRFLIKIASLEMHPLDTESRVEFLKEKAGSGLCNITKCCTEVCPEHIRITDNAIIP from the coding sequence ATGGCTAACACAACATTAAAAATCTTTCGAGGTTCAAACGGCGTAGGCAACTTTCAAGAGTATACCGTCCCTCTTGACCCAGGCATGGTCGTCCTTGACGTTGTGCATCGCCTTCAAGCGACTCAAGCCCAAGACCTCGCCGTGCGATGGAATTGCAAGGCAGGTAAATGTGGTTCCTGCAGCGCCGAGATCAATGGCCAGCCTCGCTTGATGTGCATGACCCGAATGGACATTTTTCCTGAAGGAAAACCCATCACGATTTCACCCATGCAAGCCTTCCCTCATATACGAGACCTGGTGACCGACGTCTCTTACAATTATAAAGTTGCTAAAACCATTCCCCCGTTCAAACCCAAAGCCCCTGAAGCCGATGGAACCTGGAGAATGCAGCAAGAAGATGTCGAACGCTCACAAGAGTTTCACAAATGTATCGAATGTTTTCTCTGTCAAAATGTCTGTCATGTCTTAAGAAACCATGACAAGAAAGAGTCGTTTGCCGGCCCTCGTTTTTTAATCAAGATCGCATCTCTGGAAATGCATCCCCTAGACACAGAATCTCGCGTGGAATTTCTAAAGGAAAAAGCGGGTTCGGGACTCTGTAACATCACCAAATGCTGTACCGAAGTTTGCCCCGAACACATTCGCATCACCGACAATGCGATTATTCC